In Plodia interpunctella isolate USDA-ARS_2022_Savannah chromosome 19, ilPloInte3.2, whole genome shotgun sequence, a genomic segment contains:
- the Tk gene encoding tachykinins translates to MGTCRTCMLFITLHLVYMVSGQEVVKRVPQGFMGMRGKKYDSDSLEQFYKRKPQFFVGVKGKKNVFNVDNDVYKRAPMGFVGMRGKKEYIPDLFYPDSYEYVPKRDGSLIGQIDYSSNEENRKNEGLPVLNEILTDYLQKLENPSATDVDEDGNELITNEVDKRAANMRQFYGVRGKKSIQNKRPYDLTFRGKFIGVRGKKDLKNSGAQEARFLLGPSGPWPKRKAQMGFFGMRGKKWADESTAEMETPN, encoded by the exons ATGGGAACTTGCCGCACTTGTATGCTGTTCATCACGCTCCACCTCGTGTACATGGTCTCCGGCCAAGAAGTCGTCAAAAGAGTACCCCAGGGCTTCATGGGAATGCGAGGAAAAAAATACGATTCTGACTCCTTAGAACAATTCTACAAGAGAAAACCTCAATTCTTTGTGGGAGTCAAAGGCAAGAAAAACGTGTTTAATGTGGACAATGACGTCTACAAGAGAGCGCCTATGGGCTTCGTCGGCATGAGGGGAAAGAAGGAATATATACCTGACCTCTTCTATCCCGATAGTTACGAGTACGTGCCGAAAAGAGACGGCTCTCTGATTGGTCAGATCGACTACAGTTCTAATGAGGAGAATAGGAAAAATGAAGGGTTGCCAGTTTTGAATGAGATTCTAACGGATTACTTGCAAAAGTTGGAAAATCCTTCGGCTACTGATGTGGATGAAGATGGCAATGAGCTAATAACCAATGAG GTGGACAAAAGGGCGGCTAATATGCGTCAATTCTATGGAGTCCGGGGAAAGAAATCAATTCAGAACAAACGGCCGTATGACTTGACCTTCCGGGGCAAATTCATAGGCGTCCGGGGCAAGAAGGACCTGAAAAACAGCGGGGCGCAGGAGGCCCGGTTTTTGCTGGGGCCAAGCGGGCCGTGGCCGAAAAGGAAGGCCCAAATGGGATTCTTCGGGATGCGCGGCAAGAAATGGGCTGATG AATCGACCGCCGAGATGGAAACGCCCAATTAA